The Halorhodospira halophila SL1 genomic sequence GGGCAGATCGTCGCAACCCCGCTTCTCGCCCTTGAACTATTCCGTTGGAATGCCGTCAATATCGGGGGTGCGACTATTCTCGATGAAATTGGTCCGAATTAAACGGCCCAATCCCCGTCAATCGTAACGAAAGCCCCAGAGGACGGCCGAAGTTGAAATCCATGAACGCCCCGCAACAGTCGCTGAGCGATCTGTCGGCGGAGACGGTCGCACGGCTGCTTGAAGCTGCCGCGGATATCGCACTGATCGTGGATACCGAGGGCACGATCCACGACGTGGCGGTCGGCAGCGACGACCCGGGCGTTCGCGCTGCCGCAGGCTGGAAAGGGCGGCGCTGGCGCGAAGTGGTTGGCACCACGGAGCAACAGACCGTCGACCAGCTGCTCATCGAGCCAGAGACGGCGCCCGCGGGCACGACGTTGCAGCACATCGACGCGCGCGGCAACCCGATCCCGGTGCGCTACCGAGTCGTCGCCCTGGACGGCCAACGATTCGCTGCGCTGGGCAGGGATCTGCGCCCCTGTGCCGCACTGCGCCAGCAACCGCGCGAGCACAACCGGCTGCGTTCCATCGAGCAGACCACGGCCCTGGTCGGCCAGGTCCCGCTGCGTGACCTGGTCCGTGAAGCCACCGACCTGATCGAACGCATGTGTATCGAGACGGCCCTCAGCATCACCCACGACAACCGGGCCTCTGCCGCCGAACTGCTCGGCCTCAGCCGGCAGAGCCTCTACTCCAAGCTACGCCGTCACGGGCTGATGACCTCCCACAACGACGCCGAGTAGCCGCGGCCCCGCCACCCTTGACCCGCCCTGCACGCCCCTCTAGCTTGAGCCTCTTGCCATTGGCCGACCAAGCGAGGGCCCCATGGATTCAGCCACCGTGCAGACACCGTCCCTGGCCACCCCGGCCCCGCGGGATCTTTGCACCGATTGCGGGCTCTCGCGCAGCTCCGACCCGAAGCGCTGCGGCCGCGCCTGCCAGTTCATCCGTCCAGACTATGCCGCGCTGGAGCGCCGCACCCACGGGCGTAGCCGGGACCCCGAACGCCCCGACGAGCTCCACTTTGGCCCCTTCCGGCGCATGCACCAAGCCGCCCTGCGAACGCCGCGGGCCGGCGCACAGTGGACCGGCATCACCACTCG encodes the following:
- a CDS encoding helix-turn-helix domain-containing protein, whose translation is MNAPQQSLSDLSAETVARLLEAAADIALIVDTEGTIHDVAVGSDDPGVRAAAGWKGRRWREVVGTTEQQTVDQLLIEPETAPAGTTLQHIDARGNPIPVRYRVVALDGQRFAALGRDLRPCAALRQQPREHNRLRSIEQTTALVGQVPLRDLVREATDLIERMCIETALSITHDNRASAAELLGLSRQSLYSKLRRHGLMTSHNDAE